A genomic window from Chloroflexota bacterium includes:
- a CDS encoding ATP-binding protein, with product MKQLVILSGKGGTGKTSVAAAFAHLLSLDDAPFRTVLADADVDASNLELVLSPKIITRESFRGGLYARIDWNTCIDCGICEQVCRFDAIGDTSRPQFHRLAARRVAQSDTPSSPIPELPIVDPIACDGCAACVYQCPVDAITMHDQVVGEWFRSESRYGPLFHASLRPAQENSGKLVTLVKQQARLLALDEDYDLVLVDGPPGIGCPVISAVSGADMALIVAEPTAAGVHDMHRVLETTAHFGVQSLVCINKADIYPKGAAEIEAFCREQAVQVVGRIPFDTTVTEAMVQGQPVTLFAPDAPSSRALLEVWGQVTALLQNGVSP from the coding sequence GCCTTTGCGCACTTGCTTTCATTGGATGATGCTCCTTTCCGCACGGTTCTGGCCGATGCCGATGTGGACGCCTCCAATTTGGAATTGGTGCTCTCCCCCAAGATCATCACCCGAGAATCATTCCGGGGCGGCCTGTACGCCAGAATCGACTGGAACACCTGCATTGACTGCGGCATTTGTGAACAGGTTTGTCGTTTTGATGCCATTGGCGATACCTCCCGCCCGCAATTTCATCGACTTGCAGCCCGTCGCGTTGCGCAGTCAGATACGCCTTCCTCCCCAATCCCTGAGCTCCCGATAGTCGATCCCATTGCTTGCGATGGGTGTGCGGCCTGCGTGTACCAGTGCCCGGTGGATGCCATCACCATGCACGATCAGGTTGTCGGGGAATGGTTTCGCTCTGAAAGTCGCTATGGGCCATTGTTTCATGCGTCCTTGCGACCGGCTCAGGAGAATTCCGGCAAACTGGTCACGCTGGTCAAGCAGCAGGCGCGTTTGCTGGCCCTGGATGAGGATTACGATCTGGTGCTTGTCGACGGTCCACCAGGGATCGGCTGTCCGGTCATTTCGGCCGTCTCCGGCGCAGATATGGCGCTCATTGTTGCTGAGCCTACCGCGGCAGGCGTGCATGACATGCATCGCGTCCTGGAGACGACCGCTCACTTCGGTGTGCAATCTTTGGTCTGTATCAACAAAGCCGATATTTATCCCAAAGGGGCTGCCGAAATTGAAGCTTTTTGTCGCGAGCAAGCAGTTCAAGTCGTGGGCAGGATTCCCTTCGACACCACCGTAACAGAAGCGATGGTGCAAGGGCAACCCGTGACACTTTTTGCTCCAGATGCTCCTTCCAGTCGAGCCTTGCTTGAAGTGTGGGGGCAGGTGACTGCGCTATTGCAAAATGGTGTTTCGCCATGA
- a CDS encoding iron-sulfur cluster assembly protein, producing the protein MNDEQAEKLKKLIIARLRLVIDPETRADVVRMRLIEDLEVTADGQVTYTFRPSSPVCPIAVSLAQQIKQAVAQVPGVMSQNITVEGYVGAEQLTTLINR; encoded by the coding sequence ATGAATGATGAACAAGCTGAAAAACTCAAGAAGTTGATTATCGCCCGTTTGCGTTTGGTCATCGACCCTGAAACCCGCGCGGACGTCGTTCGTATGCGTTTGATTGAAGACCTTGAAGTGACCGCTGACGGTCAAGTGACCTATACTTTTCGTCCATCATCGCCAGTGTGCCCGATTGCGGTATCACTGGCGCAGCAGATTAAACAGGCGGTTGCTCAAGTGCCTGGGGTGATGTCCCAGAACATCACCGTTGAAGGCTATGTGGGCGCCGAGCAATTGACAACACTCATCAATCGATAA
- a CDS encoding NifB/NifX family molybdenum-iron cluster-binding protein, protein MRIAISLQTNNDLNSIVAQHFGRCPYFALVDMQGNEVQAMEVIDNPYYAGHQVGEIPRFIHEQKADVMLSGGMGGRAIQFFEQFGIGVATGASGTVRDTLESYSAGELREAAPCAESVAHGHG, encoded by the coding sequence ATGCGTATCGCAATCTCACTACAAACCAACAATGACCTGAACAGCATCGTCGCTCAGCATTTCGGACGTTGTCCCTATTTCGCACTGGTGGACATGCAGGGAAACGAGGTCCAGGCAATGGAAGTCATCGACAATCCCTATTATGCTGGTCATCAGGTAGGGGAGATTCCGCGGTTTATCCATGAACAGAAAGCAGATGTCATGCTTAGTGGCGGGATGGGCGGCCGGGCTATCCAATTCTTCGAACAGTTTGGCATCGGAGTTGCAACCGGCGCCAGCGGTACGGTGCGTGATACGTTGGAAAGCTACAGCGCCGGTGAACTGCGTGAAGCTGCTCCATGCGCCGAAAGTGTCGCCCACGGCCACGGATAG
- a CDS encoding DUF364 domain-containing protein: MFSHLLSTLPDGKTIQVNIGSHWTAVVVEIDGAQRCGLASSLSNVHKRHGEPDVPQAGQLERLSGLELAALAQSEQPVLASVGVAAINALIPPQPDAWVDLNAEEVIAEHGEGKLVALIGHFPFIPRLRTRVGELVVLEQHPQPGDLHADTALAVIPKAEVVAITGTALINHTLEDLLALCSPQAHVILLRASTPLSPVLFDYEIDLLCGSVVTAIEPVLRTVRQGGIFPQIHHAGVRLVCMKHPAYFHIGEKSV, translated from the coding sequence ATGTTTAGCCATTTGTTATCCACCCTGCCCGACGGCAAAACGATCCAAGTCAACATCGGTTCGCATTGGACGGCAGTCGTCGTCGAAATCGATGGCGCCCAACGCTGCGGCCTGGCATCCTCCCTGTCCAACGTGCACAAACGCCACGGCGAGCCAGATGTGCCTCAAGCGGGACAACTGGAGAGATTATCGGGTCTGGAATTGGCTGCACTGGCTCAATCGGAACAACCTGTGCTAGCCAGCGTTGGCGTAGCGGCGATCAATGCCCTGATTCCACCGCAGCCCGATGCCTGGGTGGACCTGAACGCGGAAGAAGTCATCGCCGAGCATGGAGAAGGCAAACTGGTCGCCCTCATTGGGCATTTCCCCTTCATTCCCCGCTTGCGCACGCGCGTTGGCGAGTTAGTCGTCCTGGAGCAACACCCACAGCCCGGAGACCTTCATGCGGACACGGCGTTAGCTGTTATTCCCAAAGCAGAGGTTGTTGCCATCACGGGGACTGCGTTGATCAACCACACGCTAGAAGACCTGTTGGCGCTTTGTTCGCCTCAGGCGCATGTCATCCTGTTGAGAGCAAGCACTCCTCTCAGTCCAGTTCTTTTCGATTACGAGATCGATCTGCTTTGCGGATCGGTCGTAACTGCTATCGAGCCGGTGCTGCGGACAGTGAGACAGGGCGGTATTTTTCCGCAAATCCATCACGCCGGGGTGCGTCTGGTATGTATGAAACACCCCGCTTATTTTCACATAGGAGAAAAAAGTGTCTGA
- a CDS encoding iron-sulfur cluster assembly protein, with product MSDINTNQKVIEAIERVEHPSIATTLLDLGMLRDIEVSSDKKVALTMVLPFPSIPDNVRDYMVNSLATAIQSSGGELVTVNLAVMNEEERQNFLTIEQQNWRG from the coding sequence GTGTCTGATATTAACACGAACCAAAAAGTTATAGAGGCTATTGAGCGTGTCGAGCACCCCTCCATTGCTACAACTTTGCTGGATTTGGGGATGTTGCGTGATATTGAAGTATCGTCAGATAAAAAAGTAGCGTTGACGATGGTCTTACCATTCCCCAGCATCCCCGACAACGTGCGTGACTATATGGTGAATAGCCTGGCTACCGCGATCCAATCCAGCGGTGGAGAATTAGTAACCGTGAATCTGGCTGTGATGAACGAAGAAGAGCGCCAGAACTTTTTGACAATAGAACAGCAAAATTGGAGAGGCTAA
- a CDS encoding ATPase domain-containing protein has protein sequence MDKFYTNHDWFDHLFPEGFPIPSSTLLSGPGGSGKPLIGNVIVADWLRQGGSVVFMSLQYPDHSFIVSGLQNVSGLNLDDYADQTAFIELDATLEAMSAPIGNHFSANMVKPQVWDAAIEQACKMVPDEGPGILIFSSALNLLLFSPTYGRGILEKIKATAQETGKCTYLFSASTTAKAEEIAELEAVVDNLIMTHSTKAPFRLYMRIERIKDAPFEPEEILVPISPEVLTDMKSVADYSRKRVIPLVSQL, from the coding sequence ATGGATAAATTCTACACAAATCATGACTGGTTCGATCATCTTTTTCCGGAAGGGTTTCCTATCCCCAGTTCAACATTGTTAAGCGGCCCCGGTGGTTCCGGCAAACCCTTGATCGGCAACGTGATCGTGGCAGACTGGCTGCGGCAGGGCGGTAGTGTCGTTTTTATGTCTTTGCAATATCCCGATCACAGTTTCATTGTGTCGGGGTTGCAGAACGTTTCCGGGCTTAACCTGGACGATTACGCCGACCAGACAGCTTTCATCGAGTTGGATGCAACTCTGGAAGCTATGTCTGCCCCAATAGGCAATCACTTTAGCGCCAATATGGTTAAACCCCAGGTGTGGGATGCGGCCATCGAACAAGCCTGTAAAATGGTGCCGGACGAGGGGCCTGGGATTCTGATATTCAGTTCCGCCTTAAATTTACTCTTATTCTCTCCCACTTATGGTAGAGGCATCCTAGAAAAAATAAAGGCAACCGCTCAGGAAACGGGAAAGTGCACCTATCTATTTTCAGCAAGCACCACTGCAAAAGCAGAAGAGATCGCTGAACTGGAAGCCGTCGTTGACAACCTGATCATGACACATAGCACCAAAGCGCCTTTCCGGCTTTACATGCGTATCGAGCGCATCAAAGATGCACCTTTCGAGCCTGAAGAAATCCTGGTGCCCATTTCTCCCGAAGTCTTGACAGATATGAAATCAGTCGCTGATTACAGTCGTAAGCGGGTCATCCCATTGGTCTCTCAACTCTAG
- a CDS encoding YggS family pyridoxal phosphate-dependent enzyme yields MNSQTDEIFKSVKQILATIPPGVILVAAAKTRTLEEVEAAIEAGVTHIGYNYIQEALPIIQAVGGRVTWHMIGHLQRNKAKMAVQHFDMIETVDSWRLAQALDRRCADIGKTMPVLVEINSGRESNKTGVLPNDVDELVQQISTLEHLHVEGLMTMGPRFGEPEDSRPYFQATREAFDRLSSKNIPHVTMQYLSMGMSNSYQIAIEEGANIVRIGTKLFGER; encoded by the coding sequence ATGAACTCACAAACGGACGAGATATTCAAATCAGTAAAACAAATCCTCGCAACGATTCCCCCAGGAGTTATCCTGGTAGCGGCGGCAAAAACACGGACACTGGAGGAGGTGGAAGCTGCTATCGAGGCAGGTGTAACCCATATCGGTTACAATTATATTCAAGAAGCGCTACCCATCATCCAGGCGGTAGGCGGACGGGTGACATGGCATATGATCGGCCATCTGCAGCGCAACAAAGCAAAAATGGCCGTGCAACACTTCGACATGATCGAAACCGTTGACTCGTGGCGGCTCGCCCAGGCTTTAGATCGCCGCTGCGCGGATATTGGGAAAACCATGCCTGTGCTGGTCGAAATCAACAGCGGGAGAGAATCAAACAAAACGGGCGTGCTACCAAATGACGTAGACGAACTCGTGCAGCAAATCAGCACGCTCGAACATCTCCACGTGGAGGGCCTGATGACCATGGGGCCACGCTTCGGCGAGCCAGAGGACAGCAGGCCCTATTTTCAGGCCACGCGGGAGGCTTTTGATCGTCTCTCCTCTAAAAATATCCCCCATGTCACCATGCAATATCTTTCCATGGGCATGAGCAATAGTTATCAAATTGCCATCGAAGAAGGCGCAAACATCGTCAGAATTGGCACGAAACTTTTCGGTGAACGCTGA
- a CDS encoding molybdopterin cofactor-binding domain-containing protein yields the protein MKTTTTKITLSINNTVRTLSVGKSESLLDALRNASYFSVKSGCDDGTCGVCTVLLNGKPALSCKTKAVDVDGAKITTLEGLSQNGELHPIQTAFMETGAIQCGFCTPAQILSAKSLLDKNLNPSDGEIRKALNPVLCRCTGYVRGVDAVHRAAAVMRGEKVEPYIHIDHALPADTRQIELPEEFYRRDGGRNPLPPLIFTPEAMGKTKVVGKSEVKVDAKKLAQGRPVFTDDFRLDGMFYGALLTSPHAHARIRGIDASRARALPGVHAVLTHEDIPRVKYASGGQSYPQPLPYDQVSLDDKVRHVGDRVAIVAAETLDIANQALDMIDVDYEVLPVVVDMEAAMQEGAPIIHDEPDTEGVYDRERNVAVHIDAQVGNVEKAFIEADHVFEGEYRTPMQQQAHLEPHVTITYMDEDDRLVIRTSTQVPFHIRRMVAPLIGLPVKKIRVVKPRIGGGFGNKQELLLEDLCAHLSLATGRPVRMEYTRTQEFTSSRRRHANIVRYKVGVKDEVITAADLYLLGDTGAYGAHALTVNMVGGFKGLTLYNPPNAQFISDVVYTNTIPAGAFRGYGAMQCQYGIEVLMAEIADSLGLEVVEFKRKNWLKIGEPMHLSKKLGEGREGVEQALQTSALEQCVDIGLEATDFYSKRKQYRGQNGRYRRGIGMAVVMHGSGIADLDMAAATLKMNDDGSFNLLIGATDLGTGSDTILGQMAAEVLGIPLEDVIVYSSDTDFTPFDVGAYASSTTYISGGAVRKAALQVKEQILEHAALMLELTDTAGLKLENRQVIAPDGRSVTLEEVGLSSLHQQNQHQIVATTSHTSPLSPPPTAAQFAEIVVDIETGKIDTERLLMVVDCGRVINPLTAAGQVEGGISQALGFTLTEEMLFDQDGQPLNASFGKYHIPRAAKMPATDVIFVQTDEPSGPFGAKSVAEISIDAVAPAIASAIHDATGVWMRELPYTPERVQSGLKSK from the coding sequence ATGAAAACAACTACTACAAAAATCACCCTGAGCATTAACAACACAGTCCGTACGCTTTCCGTGGGAAAAAGTGAAAGCCTTCTGGATGCACTTCGCAATGCCTCCTATTTCAGCGTCAAATCTGGCTGTGACGATGGCACTTGCGGGGTTTGCACAGTCCTGTTGAATGGGAAACCAGCGCTCAGTTGCAAAACGAAAGCGGTTGATGTCGATGGCGCTAAGATCACAACCCTTGAAGGGCTGAGCCAGAACGGTGAACTGCATCCCATCCAAACCGCCTTCATGGAAACCGGCGCTATTCAATGTGGTTTTTGCACGCCGGCACAAATTCTCTCTGCCAAATCCTTGCTGGATAAGAACTTAAACCCCAGCGATGGCGAAATCCGCAAAGCCTTGAACCCCGTCCTTTGTCGCTGCACAGGCTATGTGCGCGGTGTGGATGCGGTGCATCGCGCGGCTGCGGTCATGCGTGGGGAGAAGGTTGAACCGTATATCCATATTGACCACGCCCTGCCCGCTGACACGAGACAAATCGAACTTCCAGAAGAATTTTACCGCCGCGATGGGGGGCGTAATCCCCTACCACCGCTGATTTTCACCCCAGAGGCGATGGGCAAGACGAAGGTCGTCGGCAAGTCCGAAGTTAAAGTGGATGCTAAAAAACTGGCGCAGGGACGTCCGGTCTTTACCGATGATTTTCGGCTGGATGGGATGTTCTACGGGGCGCTGCTCACCAGTCCCCATGCCCATGCCCGTATTCGGGGCATCGATGCCAGCCGGGCGCGCGCCCTCCCAGGTGTCCACGCCGTCCTGACTCACGAGGACATCCCGCGTGTCAAGTACGCATCGGGCGGACAGAGCTATCCCCAGCCGTTGCCTTACGATCAGGTCAGTCTGGACGATAAAGTCCGTCACGTCGGTGACCGCGTCGCCATTGTGGCTGCCGAGACGCTCGATATTGCCAATCAGGCGCTGGATATGATCGATGTGGACTATGAAGTTTTGCCGGTCGTCGTGGACATGGAAGCCGCCATGCAGGAGGGCGCGCCAATTATCCACGATGAGCCAGATACCGAAGGTGTTTATGATAGAGAGCGCAATGTCGCTGTCCACATTGATGCCCAGGTCGGCAATGTGGAGAAAGCCTTTATCGAGGCCGACCACGTTTTTGAGGGCGAATACCGCACCCCCATGCAACAGCAGGCGCACCTGGAACCGCATGTCACGATCACCTACATGGACGAGGACGACCGCCTGGTGATCCGCACCAGCACGCAGGTTCCCTTCCATATCCGCCGCATGGTCGCCCCACTGATTGGTTTGCCCGTGAAAAAGATCCGTGTGGTCAAACCGCGCATCGGCGGGGGCTTTGGCAACAAACAAGAACTGCTCCTGGAAGATTTATGTGCCCATCTTAGTTTAGCGACCGGCCGCCCGGTGCGTATGGAGTATACCCGCACGCAGGAGTTCACCAGCTCGCGCCGGCGTCACGCCAACATCGTCCGCTACAAGGTCGGGGTCAAAGATGAAGTTATCACCGCAGCCGACCTCTATTTGCTCGGAGATACCGGGGCTTACGGCGCGCACGCCCTGACAGTCAACATGGTCGGCGGTTTCAAGGGGCTGACGCTCTACAACCCGCCGAACGCCCAATTCATCAGCGATGTCGTTTACACCAACACGATCCCGGCGGGCGCATTCCGCGGCTACGGCGCGATGCAATGTCAGTATGGGATCGAAGTTTTGATGGCTGAAATTGCCGACAGCCTCGGCCTGGAGGTGGTCGAATTCAAGCGCAAGAACTGGCTCAAAATCGGCGAACCGATGCACCTATCCAAAAAATTGGGCGAGGGGCGCGAGGGGGTCGAGCAGGCCCTGCAAACCAGCGCCCTGGAACAATGCGTGGACATCGGCCTGGAAGCCACCGATTTCTATTCCAAACGTAAACAATATCGCGGACAAAACGGACGCTATCGGCGGGGGATTGGCATGGCGGTGGTCATGCACGGCAGCGGGATCGCCGACCTGGACATGGCCGCGGCGACGCTGAAAATGAACGACGACGGCTCTTTCAACTTGCTGATAGGCGCAACCGACCTGGGCACCGGCTCGGACACCATTCTGGGGCAAATGGCGGCGGAGGTCCTGGGCATCCCCTTGGAGGATGTGATTGTCTACTCCTCGGATACCGATTTCACGCCTTTTGATGTCGGGGCGTATGCCAGCAGCACCACCTACATCAGCGGCGGCGCGGTGCGCAAAGCGGCGTTGCAGGTCAAAGAACAAATTCTGGAACATGCCGCGCTGATGCTCGAACTCACCGATACAGCCGGGCTAAAACTCGAAAATCGGCAAGTGATCGCCCCGGATGGACGCTCGGTCACGCTGGAAGAAGTTGGCTTGAGCAGTCTGCACCAGCAAAACCAGCATCAGATTGTGGCGACCACCTCGCATACCAGCCCACTCAGCCCACCGCCGACCGCCGCCCAGTTCGCAGAAATCGTTGTAGACATCGAAACAGGCAAGATTGACACCGAGCGGCTGTTGATGGTGGTGGATTGCGGGCGGGTGATCAACCCGCTCACCGCCGCTGGACAGGTGGAGGGCGGGATATCACAGGCTTTAGGCTTCACTCTGACTGAAGAAATGCTCTTCGATCAGGACGGGCAGCCCCTCAACGCCAGCTTTGGCAAATACCATATCCCTCGCGCCGCCAAAATGCCTGCAACGGACGTGATTTTTGTTCAGACCGATGAACCGAGCGGACCTTTTGGCGCTAAATCAGTTGCCGAAATTTCAATTGATGCAGTAGCTCCAGCCATCGCCAGCGCAATCCATGATGCCACGGGTGTGTGGATGCGAGAACTGCCATACACCCCCGAACGCGTCCAATCTGGCTTGAAAAGCAAATGA
- a CDS encoding iron-sulfur cluster assembly protein yields MSDINTNQRVMEALESVEHPAIATTLLDLGMLRDIEVSSDDGVALTMVLPFPSIPDNVRDHMVNSLAAAIQSSGGRLITAITVVSGSSHWSRNSSLQRT; encoded by the coding sequence GTGTCTGATATCAACACGAACCAAAGAGTTATGGAGGCTCTTGAGAGCGTCGAGCACCCCGCCATTGCTACAACTTTGCTGGATTTGGGGATGCTGCGTGATATTGAAGTATCTTCAGATGATGGAGTAGCGTTAACGATGGTCTTACCATTCCCCAGCATCCCCGACAACGTGCGTGACCATATGGTGAATAGCCTGGCTGCCGCGATTCAATCCAGCGGTGGAAGGTTAATAACCGCGATTACAGTCGTAAGCGGGTCATCCCACTGGTCTCGCAACTCTAGCCTGCAACGAACGTGA
- a CDS encoding CehA/McbA family metallohydrolase, whose product MSTHIQKIELRGNLTSEDMHQTKPFYIDVPDGVTNIHFLFSHNPRFGDDQKLPNQISLMIFDTNGPRFEISRPDEQGVFINSARTSPGGTPGPIPAGRWMVFVLVFRLLSDTPVDYELTVSMSFEPIEEEPLMWPAGRSLGRGPGWYRGDLHAHTIHSDGSWDIPDIIDFWKARGADFMTLSDHNTISGLAQVRSMADDQLLTMGGIELSTFFGHAVALGVTQWFDWRKLDGSQITVPELAQNVIDSGALFIIAHPMHPGDPGCCGCRWEYDDMMPGNASAVEIWNGDWESSDQEALQLFYHWLNQGHRLTATAGTDLHGPPPAGVRGAVNVVYAEDLNESAIIEAIKAGRSYISAGPELLLNVRTESGVEAMIGDSVPQEAVTIIIRWRDGHDGDYIRLVVDGRAYHEKIVGPSGVQEWHLDAGQRQWCNVELRDADDGLWAVSNPIFFSPSD is encoded by the coding sequence ATGAGCACGCACATACAGAAGATTGAATTGCGAGGGAACCTGACATCAGAGGATATGCACCAAACGAAGCCCTTCTATATCGATGTGCCTGATGGTGTCACCAACATTCATTTTCTCTTCAGTCATAATCCAAGATTCGGCGATGATCAAAAGTTACCGAACCAGATCAGCCTGATGATCTTCGATACGAATGGCCCTCGTTTTGAAATCTCGCGTCCGGATGAGCAAGGGGTGTTCATCAATTCGGCGCGCACATCACCTGGCGGAACGCCAGGTCCGATTCCGGCAGGGCGCTGGATGGTCTTTGTCCTGGTGTTTCGTCTCCTGTCCGACACGCCAGTGGACTATGAACTTACCGTCAGCATGTCCTTCGAACCCATCGAGGAGGAGCCACTAATGTGGCCAGCGGGTCGATCTCTTGGACGTGGACCTGGTTGGTACCGCGGCGATCTGCACGCACACACGATTCACTCGGATGGTTCCTGGGACATACCGGACATCATCGACTTCTGGAAAGCACGAGGGGCAGACTTCATGACCTTGAGCGATCATAACACCATTTCCGGCCTGGCGCAGGTGCGCAGCATGGCTGACGATCAACTGCTGACCATGGGCGGTATAGAGTTGTCCACCTTTTTCGGCCATGCTGTAGCACTTGGCGTCACACAATGGTTTGACTGGCGTAAACTTGATGGAAGCCAAATTACGGTGCCGGAACTCGCACAGAATGTCATTGACAGCGGTGCGCTTTTTATCATCGCGCATCCCATGCATCCCGGAGATCCGGGCTGTTGCGGGTGCCGCTGGGAATACGACGATATGATGCCGGGCAACGCCTCTGCCGTGGAGATATGGAACGGGGATTGGGAGAGCTCTGACCAGGAGGCGCTTCAACTCTTTTATCATTGGCTCAACCAGGGCCATCGTCTGACGGCTACAGCGGGCACCGACCTGCACGGTCCTCCTCCGGCGGGCGTGCGCGGGGCAGTGAATGTGGTCTACGCTGAGGATTTGAACGAGAGTGCTATTATTGAGGCGATCAAGGCCGGGCGTTCCTACATCAGCGCCGGACCGGAACTGTTGCTCAATGTCAGAACGGAGTCTGGCGTCGAAGCGATGATCGGAGACTCTGTACCGCAGGAAGCGGTGACCATTATCATTCGTTGGCGCGACGGCCATGATGGCGACTATATTCGGCTTGTCGTAGATGGGCGAGCCTATCACGAGAAGATTGTCGGCCCGTCTGGAGTACAGGAGTGGCATCTGGACGCGGGTCAACGACAGTGGTGCAATGTGGAACTACGCGACGCAGACGACGGCCTGTGGGCGGTGAGCAATCCGATATTCTTCTCCCCCTCTGATTGA
- a CDS encoding ABC transporter permease, with protein MAVVPVQEQAVEGRHGFLWDLLRNRNFTIGGTIFLSLLLFALLGKLFVDPELRRVGAFPPGQPPLQDTLMGTTSLGRSVAIQLTEAIPNSIMIGLIAATVGTTLGALIGFTAGYFGGRVDAVLRVLIDIFLAVPSLLFLILIAALVRNVSVVTMALIIGAFAWPSPARQVRAQVLSLKERGFVEMARLSGMTGMEIVVRELMPHMAQWLGANFVNAFIAAVLAESGLSILGLGPQRQMTLGMMIYWALSFSAIFQNFWWWWMAPVFTLMVLFLSLYLIHVGLDEVSNPRLRMQ; from the coding sequence ATGGCTGTTGTCCCGGTGCAGGAACAGGCGGTCGAGGGTCGCCATGGGTTCCTATGGGACCTGCTGCGCAACCGTAATTTCACCATAGGCGGCACCATCTTTCTCTCCCTGTTGCTCTTTGCTCTGCTTGGCAAGCTCTTCGTAGACCCAGAGTTACGCAGGGTCGGTGCTTTCCCGCCCGGGCAACCACCGCTCCAGGACACGCTAATGGGCACCACCTCACTTGGGCGGAGTGTCGCCATCCAGTTGACTGAAGCGATTCCAAATTCAATCATGATCGGCTTGATCGCGGCGACGGTCGGCACAACCCTGGGCGCGTTGATCGGGTTCACCGCTGGCTATTTCGGCGGCAGAGTCGATGCAGTCCTGCGCGTCCTCATCGACATCTTTCTTGCGGTGCCCTCGCTCCTCTTCCTGATCCTGATCGCGGCGCTGGTGCGCAACGTCAGCGTGGTCACGATGGCGCTGATCATTGGCGCATTTGCATGGCCCTCGCCGGCGCGGCAGGTGCGCGCCCAGGTGCTGAGTCTGAAGGAAAGGGGCTTTGTGGAGATGGCGAGACTCTCAGGCATGACCGGCATGGAAATCGTTGTGCGCGAGCTAATGCCACATATGGCTCAGTGGTTGGGGGCCAATTTCGTCAACGCTTTCATTGCCGCTGTATTGGCGGAATCTGGACTGTCAATATTGGGTCTGGGCCCCCAGCGTCAAATGACGCTGGGCATGATGATTTACTGGGCGCTCAGCTTTAGCGCCATCTTCCAGAATTTCTGGTGGTGGTGGATGGCGCCGGTATTTACACTGATGGTGCTTTTCCTGTCACTTTATCTGATCCACGTCGGTTTGGATGAAGTAAGCAATCCCCGACTTCGCATGCAATGA